The following coding sequences lie in one Arachis stenosperma cultivar V10309 chromosome 5, arast.V10309.gnm1.PFL2, whole genome shotgun sequence genomic window:
- the LOC130981866 gene encoding 3-hydroxy-3-methylglutaryl-coenzyme A reductase 1-like, protein MDVRRRHHSSAPAGEPLKKKNTPPPPPAPQLVSTVVPLYVTNGVFFGVFFSVAYFLLHRWREKIRNSTPLHVVTLSEMAAFLSLIASLIYLLGFFGIGLVQPIIAASSRPSSDDEAEEEEIIKDDARNPGPCPAGIIDCSAVAAISPAPPSQKPQLPLHVPPQIPPLSSDDEELVQQVVSGEVPSYSLESRLGDCRRAAVIRRAAVERVTGRSLEGLPVEGFDYDSILGQCCEMPIGFVQIPVGVAGPLLLDGVEHTVPMATTEGCLVASTNRGCKAISISGGASSVVLRDGMTRAPVVRFATAVRAAQLKSYLEDPINFDSLAVVFNKSSRFARLQKIKPALAGKNLYIRFSCSTGDAMGMNMVSKGVQNVLDFLQTDFSDMEVIGISGNYCSDKKAAGVNWIEGRGKSVVCEAIIKEEVVKKVLKTNVESLVELNMLKNLTGSAVAGALGGFNAHASNIVSAVYLATGQDPAQNVESSHCITMMEAINNGKDLHISVTMPSIEVGTVGGGTQLSSQSACLNLLGVKGACKESPGGNAKQLATIVAGAVLAGELSLMSAIAAGQLVKSHMKYNRSSRDVSKMVS, encoded by the exons atggACGTTCGCCGGCGACACCACTCTTCGGCCCCCGCCGGCGAAcctttgaaaaagaagaacacCCCGCCACCTCCTCCAGCACCTCAGCTGGTGTCGACGGTGGTTCCTCTGTACGTAACAAACGGCGTCTTCTTCGGGGTGTTCTTCTCGGTGGCATACTTTCTCCTCCACCGGTGGCGCGAGAAGATCCGAAACTCGACCCCTCTCCACGTGGTCACGCTCTCGGAGATGGCAGCGTTCCTCTCCTTAATCGCTTCCCTCATCTACCTCCTTGGATTCTTCGGCATTGGCCTTGTCCAACCCATTATTGCAGCTTCCTCACGACCTTCCTCCGATGAcgaagcagaagaagaagaaatcatTAAAGACGACGCAAGAAACCCCGGCCCCTGCCCCGCCGGAATAATCGACTGCTCCGCCGTCGCCGCTATTTCCCCTGCTCCGCCATCGCAGAAACCTCAGCTTCCACTTCACGTTCCGCCTCAGATTCCTCCTCTATCTTCCGACGACGAGGAGCTCGTACAGCAGGTGGTGTCCGGCGAGGTTCCGTCGTACTCTCTGGAGTCCAGACTCGGTGACTGCCGGCGTGCGGCGGTGATACGGCGCGCGGCGGTGGAGAGAGTCACCGGAAGGTCCCTGGAGGGTCTTCCGGTGGAAGGTTTCGATTATGATTCGATCTTGGGACAGTGCTGCGAGATGCCGATAGGGTTTGTTCAGATTCCGGTGGGTGTTGCGGGTCCATTGTTGCTCGATGGGGTGGAGCACACGGTGCCAATGGCCACCACCGAGGGCTGTTTGGTTGCAAGCACAAACAGGGGTTGCAAGGCCATATCTATCTCCGGCGGCGCCTCCTCCGTCGTCCTCCGTGATGGCATGACCAGGGCTCCCGTCGTCAGGTTCGCCACCGCCGTCAGAGCCGCACAACTCAAGTCCTACCTTGAAGACCCAATCAACTTCGATTCCCTCGCTGTCGTTTTCAACAA GTCAAGCAGGTTTGCAAGGTTACAGAAGATCAAGCCTGCCCTTGCAGGGAAGAATTTGTACATTAGATTCAGTTGCAGCACCGGTGACGCCATGGGCATGAACATGGTCTCCAAAGGTGTCCAAAATGTTCTTGATTTTCTCCAAACTGATTTCTCAGACATGGAAGTTATTGGAATTTCAG GAAATTATTGTTCGGACAAGAAAGCTGCCGGAGTTAACTGGATCGAAGGGAGGGGTAAATCGGTGGTGTGTGAGGCGATAATCAAGGAGGAGGTGGTGAAGAAAGTGCTCAAGACAAATGTAGAGTCTTTGGTTGAGCTGAACATGCTGAAGAACCTCACCGGATCCGCGGTGGCCGGGGCTCTCGGCGGATTCAATGCTCATGCGAGCAATATTGTATCCGCCGTGTACTTGGCCACCGGGCAGGACCCTGCTCAGAATGTAGAGAGCTCTCATTGCATCACCATGATGGAAGCCATCAACAATGGCAAGGACCTTCATATCTCTGTCACCATGCCTTCTATTGAG GTGGGAACAGTTGGAGGGGGAACACAACTGTCATCTCAATCAGCATGCCTTAACCTACTTGGAGTGAAGGGTGCATGCAAAGAGAGTCCAGGTGGAAACGCAAAACAATTGGCCACAATAGTAGCAGGTGCAGTTCTAGCAGGTGAGCTCTCTCTCATGTCTGCAATTGCAGCTGGTCAACTGGTCAAGAGTCACATGAAATACAACAGATCTAGCAGGGATGTTTCCAAGATGGTCTCATAA